A genomic stretch from Helianthus annuus cultivar XRQ/B chromosome 1, HanXRQr2.0-SUNRISE, whole genome shotgun sequence includes:
- the LOC118480185 gene encoding guanosine nucleotide diphosphate dissociation inhibitor 2-like, producing the protein MDEEYDVIVLGTGLKECILSGLLSVDGLKVLHMDRNDYYGGESTSLNLIQLWKKFRGSDKPPAHLGSSRDYNVDMIPKFIMANGALVRVLIHTDVTKYLYFKAVDGSFVYNKGKVHKVPATDMEALKSPLMGIFEKRRARKFFIYVQDYKEDDPRTHEGMDLTRVTTRELIAKYGLDDNTVDFIGHALALHRDDRYLNEPALDTVKRMKLYAESLARFQGGSPYIYPLYGLGELPQAFARLSAVYGGTYMLNKPECKVEFDEEGKVCGVTSEGETAKCKKVVCDPSYLPNKVRKVGKVARAICIMSHPIPNTNDSHSVQVILPQKQLGRRSDMYLFCCSYSHNVAPKGKFIAFVSTEAETDQPEIELKPGLDLLGPVDEIFYDVYDRYEPVNEPSLDNCFISTSYDATTHFESTVIDVIHMYSMITGKVLDLNVDLSAASAAEE; encoded by the exons ATGGATGAAGAGTATGACGTCATCGTCCTCGGTACCGGCCTCAAGGAATGCATCCTCAGTGGTCTTCTCTCCGTTGACGGTCTCAAG GTTTTGCACATGGACAGGAACGACTATTATGGGGGAGAATCAACCTCACTCAACCTTATTCAG CTGTGGAAGAAATTTAGAGGAAGTGATAAACCTCCAGCTCACTTAGGGTCTAGTAGAGATTACAATGTGGACATGATCCCTAAG TTTATAATGGCAAATGGTGCTCTAGTACGCGTCCTCATCCACACTGATGTCACAAAATATTTGTACTTCAAAGCAGTGGATGGTAGTTTTGTTTATAACAAAGGAAAG GTGCACAAAGTTCCTGCTACTGACATGGAGGCCCTCAAGTCTCCTTTGATGGGTATTTTTGAGAAGCGTCGGGCCCGCAAGTTCTTCATTTATGTTCAGGACTACAAGGAAGATGACCCCAGAACACACGAGGGGATGGATTTGACACGTGTGACAACTAGAGAGCTTATTGC TAAATACGGTCTTGATGACAACACTGTGGATTTTATTGGCCATGCTCTAGCTTTGCATAGAGACGATCGCTACTTAAACGAACCTGCCCTGGATACAGTGAAAAGAATGAAG CTCTATGCTGAGTCACTTGCACGTTTTCAAGGAGGATCACCTTACATCTATCCTTTGTATGGATTAGGCGAGCTTCCTCAG GCCTTTGCTCGGCTCAGTGCTGTGTATGGTGGAACCTATATGTTGAATAAACCTGAGTGCAAG gttGAGTTTGATGAAGAAGGCAAGGTTTGTGGTGTTACTTCAGAGGGTGAAACCGCTAAGTGCAAGAAAGTTGTTTGCGATCCTTCCTATTTGCCTAACAAG GTGAGGAAGGTGGGCAAGGTGGCCCGAGCAATTTGCATTATGAGCCATCCGATTCCGAACACAAATGACTCACACTCGGTTCAGGTTATTCTTCCACAAAAGCAGCTGGGTCGCAGATCAGACAT GTATCTGTTTTGCTGCTCATACTCCCACAATGTTGCTCCAAAAGGGAAATTCATTGCATTCGTATCTACAGAGGCAGAAACTGATCAACCCGAAATTGAATTAAAGCCAGGGCTTGATCTTCTGGGCCCCGTTGATGAAATCTTTTATGATGTTTATGATAGATATGAACCAGTCAACGAGCCATCTTTGGATAATTGCTTTATATCCACC AGCTATGATGCAACAACTCACTTTGAGTCGACTGTAATTGATGTGATCCACATGTATTCAATGATTACCGGAAAG GTTCTTGACTTGAATGTTGACCTAAGCGCTGCAAGTGCTGCCGAAGAGTAA